The sequence below is a genomic window from Chryseobacterium foetidum.
TACCAATTTCCTTTATAACAGCTACGCCAATTTCTATCTGAGTGCTTTAAAGAATGGTTTAAGTAATGGTAAAAATAAAACGCTTCCGCTGAGAATTGAGTTGATCAGAATTTACACGTTGGGAGTGACTGGTTTTGATACGCCGGGATCTTTAAATACCTCCGAAGAATCTGCTCACGCTTTTGCTGGAATGAAAAATTATATTACGGATGATGTATATTTTAAAAGTTTTAAAACTGAAAAAGCCATTCAGATTTTAGATCAAACCATTCAGTACTTAAGAAAAAATAAAGATTTTGAAACCTTTGACCGTATTGAATTTTACAAAAACTTCATTCAGCCTTTGTATGAAGAATTGGGTAAATGGGATGGCAGACCGGATGACCTCAAAAACTTTTCAGGATGGAATGTTTCCAACAAAAACTTTTTTAAAGCCGATTTTTTTGATCCGTATTTTTATACTTTATTGAAACCTTCTGAAGACAGTGAAGAACTGAGAGATCTGGGCGAAAAGATATTTTATGACGCAGGTTTCAGTGCTAACGGTAAAATGAGCTGTGCAAGCTGTCATTTACCTGAGAATGCGTACACCGATTTAAATTCAAAATCATTAAGTAATGTAGAAGGGAAGACAGTTTTGAGAAATTCGCCGTCACTTTACAATGCTGTTTTTGCGAAAAGGTTTTTCTATGATATGCGTGCTTTTTATCTTGAGCAACAGGCGGAACACGTGATTTACAATAAAGAGGAGTTTGACACCGATTATGAAAAGATTGTTGCCAGATTAAACTCAGATAAAAATTATAAAAAATCTTTTTCAAGTATATTTAAAGACAAAAAAATCACAAAACAGAATTTTTCCAAGGCTCTGAGTTCGTTTGTGGCTTCACTGTACTCTTTTGAAAGTGATTTTGACCGTTTTATGAGAAATGAAATAGATATTTCTGAAGATGCCAAAAAAGGATTCAACCTTTTTATGGGTAAAGCCAATTGCGCGACCTGCCATTTTGCACCTCACTTTTCAGGATTGGTACCACCGTTTTTCAATGAAAATGAATCTGAAGTTTTAGGGGTGACCAAAAGACCGATTTCAATTTTACCTCTGGAACTTGATGATGACAGGGGAAGGATTAATTCAAGTGTGAAAAAAGAAAGTTCGTGGATTTACGAGAATTCTTTCAAAACAATGACCGTGAGAAATATTGCCTTAACGAAACCTTATTTTCACAACGGAGCTTTTTATACTTTGGAAGAAGTAATAGAATTTTATAATGAAGGTGGAGGAGAAGGCTTGGGATTGCCCATGAAGAACCAGACACTTCCTGCCGACAAACTCAATCTTTCTGAGATGGAAAAGAAGCAGCTGATTAGTTTTATGAATACTTTGACGGATATCAGTAAGCCTACGAAATAACTTACACCGCTAAAATATT
It includes:
- a CDS encoding cytochrome-c peroxidase, producing MRSYFLLIPAILIVLFSMSFNDADKGLKTENTFINKGLTNFKIELEYLKNDAELFSENKISVGKLRKTIRKTRNSFKEIEFFVAYHYPEFTKTHLNAAPLFHIEAAGTTAYTLPPEGLQVLDELIFSDEAENEKEEIKTITNFLYNSYANFYLSALKNGLSNGKNKTLPLRIELIRIYTLGVTGFDTPGSLNTSEESAHAFAGMKNYITDDVYFKSFKTEKAIQILDQTIQYLRKNKDFETFDRIEFYKNFIQPLYEELGKWDGRPDDLKNFSGWNVSNKNFFKADFFDPYFYTLLKPSEDSEELRDLGEKIFYDAGFSANGKMSCASCHLPENAYTDLNSKSLSNVEGKTVLRNSPSLYNAVFAKRFFYDMRAFYLEQQAEHVIYNKEEFDTDYEKIVARLNSDKNYKKSFSSIFKDKKITKQNFSKALSSFVASLYSFESDFDRFMRNEIDISEDAKKGFNLFMGKANCATCHFAPHFSGLVPPFFNENESEVLGVTKRPISILPLELDDDRGRINSSVKKESSWIYENSFKTMTVRNIALTKPYFHNGAFYTLEEVIEFYNEGGGEGLGLPMKNQTLPADKLNLSEMEKKQLISFMNTLTDISKPTK